Part of the uncultured Desulfobacter sp. genome, TGAAGTGAACCGCAGGGCGGTTACCATGAAAAGTCATGCGGAACTTGAAGCGGCCCAGGCCAAAGTCAACACCCTGAACGCCATCTTCAAATCCAACAAAACCCTGTACATGGAAACAAAATCCATCAGCAAAGAGGAACTGGACACCCTTGCGCTTGAACTACAGACAGCCAAGGCAGATCTTAAACGCATGAAAGCCAATAAGGACCGGGAAAAAATCGAATACCAGATTGCCTGTGAGTTATTGGAACGTAAGATTATAAAGTCCCCGATCAACGGTATCGTGACCGAAGTGTTGTCCGACCCGGGAGAAAGCTACGAACCGCCGGCCCCTGTCCTGAGGCTGGTCAGTACGGATCCCTGCCTTTTTGTCTGCAATGTTGAAGAGACCGCGGCTGCCTACCTGAAATCGGGGGGCCTGGTCTCCTTAAAAATAAACTCCGGATCAGGCATCCAGACCCGGCAGGGTAAAATCACGTTTATATCTCCGGTGGCGGATCCCGGTTCCGGTCTGCTCCAGGTCAGGGTAAAGTTCCCAAATAAAAAAGAGCCCGTAAGACCCGGAATTGCCGGGATACTGATGATTGAACCCCACGCAAAAGAACCTGCCAAAAAAGAGTCTGAATCGATATCAGGCAATGCACACGCCGCAAAACCCATCCCGCCTGAAGAGTGCGCACCGGAGTTGACCGGGATCGTCACAGCCGACACCCTGATGGTTAGAGAAACAGCCCAGAAAAAGGGGAAGCTCTTGGGCAAATTGTACAAAGGCACACAGGTCACTATCCGAGAAGCCACCCTGCCCTGGTACTGTATTGAGTTTAAGGGCAACAGAGCATTTGCTTCAGGCCAATACATTACCCTTGGCTCCGGGCTGGAAAACACGTCACTGAACAAAGCATCTGAAACACATTAACCGAGATAAAAATTGTGGCAGAACATATCAACCACCAAGAACCAACAGACCATTTCAAAGATGCCCTGGCGCAATGCCGGAATACCGCAGGCATCCAGGAGGGCCCCCAATATTTCTGGGCTGAATTTCTCAAAACAGCAGCCCTTGTTGCCCACGCCGGATACGGCCTGGTGTGCATTTTAAGGCCTGACACGCACAACTGGACCGTTGCGGGGCTCCATCCGCCCAACGCCCAAGATATATTAAAAACGTCCGGACTGATGCCGGTTGTTGAGCAATTATGCCGGAACGCCCAGGCCAAGGGTGATGCCACCGGTCAAATCGAGATTCCTCCCAACGCGTGCCCGGCAGAACTTGCCGCTATCCGTCTGGAGCTCCAAGAAGAAGAGCCGCCTGCTGTGGCCTTGTTTATCAGTGAAAATGAAAAACATAGAGACCCCTCTTTGCCTTGCACCCGGCTTCATGCCATCGCCGAAATCCCCCTTATTTACCAGCTACGGCAGAAATTAAACCAAAGCCGGATAGATGCTTCACGATTTTCCAAGGTGCTGGATGTGGCCCTTGAGATCAACAGCCAGGAACGTTATATGGCTGCGGCCATGGCTTTTTGCAACGAAATTGCGGCCCGCTACGCATTTGACCGGGTGAGCTTGGGCTGGGCCACAGGCGGTTATATCCGGATCCAGGCCATCAGCCATATTGAAAAATTCGAAAAAAAATGGCCGTGGTCCAGGAACTTGAAAAAGTGATGGAAGAATCCGTATGCCAGGATGTTGAAATCATTTTCCCGGCACCCGTGGAAAACACATCTGTCATGCGTCATCATAACGCTTTTTCAAAAGCGAACCAGCTTCAGGCAGTGGCCACCTTTCCCATACGCTTAAACAATAAAATTACCGGGGCCCTGACCTGCGAGCGGATCGACGGCCCTCCCTTTGACCAGGAAACCGTGTCCACCATCAGCCTTATCTGCGTGCAGTCGGCCCGGCACCTTCATGACCTCAGGACCGGGGACCGGTGGTTTGGTGCCAGGCTGGCGGCCGGTGCAAGAGAAAAACTGGCCGGACTTCTGGGCGTTGAAAACACCCTTGCCAAAGCAGGCGGGGTATTGCTGGCCGTGCTTGTGGCCGTGTTGATTCTCGTCAAAGTGAATTTTCGCATAGAAGCTCCGTTTGTCATCCAGACAGACAGTGTCGCCTACCTGCCCGCCTCTTTTGACGGTTATATCGATCAGGTAAAAGTGGATGTCGGTGACATTGTTAATCAAGGAGATATGATGCTCACCCTGGACACCCGGGAACTTCTTTTGGAAGAATCCAATGCAGTGGCCAACCAGGTACGCTACGACAGGGAGGCACAAAAGGCCAGAGCGTCCAATTACCTGTCGGAAATGAAGATATCCCAGGCCCTTTCCGCCCAGGCCCGGGCACAATTGAAAATTGTCCGGTACCACCTTAAAAATGCACAGGTCCGTGCCCCTTTTGCAGGCGTTGTGGTTGAAGGGGATCTTGAAAAAATGCTGGGGGCACCTGTGCGCAAGGGTGATGTGTTATTCAAAATTGCAAAGTTAGATAAAACCTATGTGGAGCTGGATGTGGATGAAAAGGATATTCACCATATCCGGGAAAATGCCCCCGGCCGGATCGCCTTTATCAGCCAGCCCAAATTCAAGTATGACATTGCCGTCAAAAGGGTAGACCCTGTGGCCGTATCCAAGGAAGAGGGAAACAAATTCATTGTCCGGTGTGAGTTCACACAGAACCCGGCAGACTGGTGGCGTCCGGGGATGAGCGGCATTGCCAAAATCAATGCAGGGAAAAAAAGCATTGCCTGGATCATCACCCGGCGAACCATTGATTTTTGCCGGCTGTTTTTATGGTGGTGATATCTTGTGAGGGGTTAATTCAATATGCAGAAAACATTCAGTGAATCTTGGTACCGCATTGCCGATTTAAACATTGCCCTTCGCCCCACCATAGAGGTCAAAAGACAGCTATTCAGGGGTGAAGAATGGTATCTGCTCCAGGATCCGTTCAACAACCATTTTTTCAGGATCAGACCGGAAGCATACAATTTTATTTCCAGGCTCAAAAAAGAGCGTACCGTCGAACAGGTATGGGAAGAATGCCTGAGTTTATACCCCGAAACGGCACCGGGACAAGAAGAAGTGCTCCAGCTTTTAAGCCAGCTTTATTACGCCGATCTCCTCTACTATAACAGTACTCCGGACATAGAAAAACTATTTGAACGATACAGAAAAAGGAGACAAAAAGAGACTCGCTCAAAACTTATGAGTATCATGTTTATCCGGATTCCGTTGCTGGATCCGGACCTTTTTTTAAACCGGATGATGCCGGTCATAAAAAAGATATTCAGCATCCCCGGTTTTCTGGTTTGGTGCCTGGTTCTCTTTTTTGCAGGCAAAACCCTGGTGGATAACTTTGAGCAGGCCCTTGAACAGGCCCAGGGGGTATTGGCCCAGGACAACCTGATATGGCTCTATGCCGGCCTTGTCATCGTCAAGGTTCTCCATGAATTCGGCCATGCCGTCATGTGCAAGAAATTCGGGGGAGAAGTTCACGTCATGGGTGTCATGCTCATGATTTTCTCTCCCCTGCCTTTATATGAAACACCTCCCTCCAAAAAAGGAATAGTGTCCCGTTGGTTTATGGCTTTTTGTCCCACAACACTTTCATTACCGCTACAAGTTGAAGGTATCAAATCAATAAAGCTATTATCTCTTTTGGGTAAAAATTAAAGCACAGATGACAACTTTTTAAATCATCAGCGGCGGCCGGTTTATACTATAAAAGTTTTATATACGTGGTACCTCTCCAAGGAAGTCCGACAGTTCGTTGTGCAAAAAACCGGCCAGTCATGTTATATTCGCGCTCTAAGGCTTCATTTCAACATCCGACTTTTTATTGCTGAATTAAAAATCTATTGTCTGCTGTACCCCTTTAACCAATATTTGCACAAAATATTTTGATAGATCAATTAACCTTCACAAGGAACAAGTTTCATCCCTAATTCATCAGCCTTTTTTGCCAAATTTTTCAACATCCTTTGTTTGTTGGGCTTGCTTAAGTATTCTTCTCCGAGGTCTCTATATCTGTCTCCATTCTTGATGATGTTGTAAATGGCTTTTGCAATTCTATGGGCTATGGCAACAATCGCTTTTTTGGCACCTCGTCTGGCTTTGAGCTTATAATACTTGGCTTTGTAATATGAACCCTTCGTCTTGATCGCGGCCCAGGCGATCTGGACTAAAATCGTTTTGAATGGATGATTTCGAACCGCGTTCCTGCCACTTTTCCTTTTACCTGCGCTTTCATTGTTGCCAGGGCACAATCCGGCCCATGCAACAAAAGCGACCATGCTTTTAAACTCATTCAGTGTGACCCCGACTTCTCCAAGAACAGATTGTGCTGATTTTTTATCGATTCCGGGAACTTCATCTAGTCTTTCCAGTAAATTTTCATGGTCACGGGTAAGTATTTCCAATCTGACATTAATCTGTTCAATCTGTTTTTGAAACATCTCAATGGCCTCCATCATGCCAATCAGTTGGAATCGATGATGATCTTTAAAATATCCATGGAGGCTTAGGTACAATTCAGGAATTTTCTTTTTAAGACTTCCTTTTGTGCATTCCTGAACTTTCTCCAAGGTCACTTCATCGTTTTTGCATAACAAATCAATGAGATTCAAACCGGTAAGCCCGAACAAATCAGAAACGACCGAATCAATTTTAATATTTGCCGTGATAAATAGTTTATGAACACGTCGCTTATAATCAGCGAGAGATTCTGTATATATCTTTCTCAATCGGCTTAATTCTCGCCATTCACGGACCTGTTCGGGAGGGATAAAACTCCCTTTTACCAACCCATGACGAAGCAGCCCGGCAAGCCATTTACTGTCACAAATGTCTGTTTTCCTGCCGGGAACATTTTTAATATGCCTGGCATTAACCAAAACGACCTCCATCGTAGCTTCGATGGTGTTATAAACCGGATGCCAATATACCCCGGTACTTTCCATTGCCACTACAGGACAGCTATTTTTAATCAACCACGTTTTCATTTTTTGCAAATCTTGAGTAAATGATGAAAACTCTCGAATCTCATGCTGTTCTTTCCCATTAGCATCAACAGTGATTAAACAGGCCGAAATTTTGTCTTTGTGAACATCCAAACCACAACAAATTGGGTGAACGATTTGGATTAATGTGCTATTTTTTGATCTCTTGGTCATGGCTATCTCCTTATATTTTCTTGGTCGAAAAAAAAATTTGATAGCTATGACCATTTTTCAAAATTTGCAAGTGTTTCATGCTTCGTTGTGTCCGCTAGGACATGGGGGTTATATGGATGCCACATCAAGCTGGGGATTCAGAGAACC contains:
- a CDS encoding efflux RND transporter periplasmic adaptor subunit, translated to MMIKKAVFIFTLLMVLSFLTSANAQPIEVNGFTEAIHDVLLGAEDAGVIQKINIEVGSRIEKGQVLFSLAHRLEQLEVNRRAVTMKSHAELEAAQAKVNTLNAIFKSNKTLYMETKSISKEELDTLALELQTAKADLKRMKANKDREKIEYQIACELLERKIIKSPINGIVTEVLSDPGESYEPPAPVLRLVSTDPCLFVCNVEETAAAYLKSGGLVSLKINSGSGIQTRQGKITFISPVADPGSGLLQVRVKFPNKKEPVRPGIAGILMIEPHAKEPAKKESESISGNAHAAKPIPPEECAPELTGIVTADTLMVRETAQKKGKLLGKLYKGTQVTIREATLPWYCIEFKGNRAFASGQYITLGSGLENTSLNKASETH
- a CDS encoding IS110 family transposase, with the protein product MTKRSKNSTLIQIVHPICCGLDVHKDKISACLITVDANGKEQHEIREFSSFTQDLQKMKTWLIKNSCPVVAMESTGVYWHPVYNTIEATMEVVLVNARHIKNVPGRKTDICDSKWLAGLLRHGLVKGSFIPPEQVREWRELSRLRKIYTESLADYKRRVHKLFITANIKIDSVVSDLFGLTGLNLIDLLCKNDEVTLEKVQECTKGSLKKKIPELYLSLHGYFKDHHRFQLIGMMEAIEMFQKQIEQINVRLEILTRDHENLLERLDEVPGIDKKSAQSVLGEVGVTLNEFKSMVAFVAWAGLCPGNNESAGKRKSGRNAVRNHPFKTILVQIAWAAIKTKGSYYKAKYYKLKARRGAKKAIVAIAHRIAKAIYNIIKNGDRYRDLGEEYLSKPNKQRMLKNLAKKADELGMKLVPCEG
- a CDS encoding efflux RND transporter periplasmic adaptor subunit; translation: MVQELEKVMEESVCQDVEIIFPAPVENTSVMRHHNAFSKANQLQAVATFPIRLNNKITGALTCERIDGPPFDQETVSTISLICVQSARHLHDLRTGDRWFGARLAAGAREKLAGLLGVENTLAKAGGVLLAVLVAVLILVKVNFRIEAPFVIQTDSVAYLPASFDGYIDQVKVDVGDIVNQGDMMLTLDTRELLLEESNAVANQVRYDREAQKARASNYLSEMKISQALSAQARAQLKIVRYHLKNAQVRAPFAGVVVEGDLEKMLGAPVRKGDVLFKIAKLDKTYVELDVDEKDIHHIRENAPGRIAFISQPKFKYDIAVKRVDPVAVSKEEGNKFIVRCEFTQNPADWWRPGMSGIAKINAGKKSIAWIITRRTIDFCRLFLWW